The DNA segment CCCCCGGCCGCCGGAGCAACGGTGTTCCCAGTCAACTGAAAAGCTGTGATTCACGCCGCGTTTGCGCACTGTGCCCAAGGCTGACCGGATCGCACCATCGCATTCAGAATCGTTATGAGCTTTCGCATGGAGGCAACGGCAGCGACTTTATGTGGCTTGCCTGCTTCCTTGAGGCGATTGTAAAAATCTCGTATCACTGGGTTATATTTTTTGGCAGACAAGACTGCCATATATAAAACGGAACGGATATCACTGCGACCACCCCAAACACGACGTCTTCCCCGATGTTTCCCACTATCGCAATTGAGAGGTGCAACACCAACAAGCGCAGCTATCGCCCGGCGATTTAATGTTCCAAGCTCAGGGAGATTGGAGAGGAGTGCTCTTGAAAGGACATCTCCGACGCCGGGAACACTTTGAAGTAAGTTATCACGTTCTCTCCAAATCGGACTGGCGCGCACAATCTTTCCAAGATGGGTGTCAATTTCTGACAACCGCTCTTCTAGCCAATCGATATTCTTCTCGATGTCATGTCTTACTGAGCCATAAGCCCGAGAAAAACGATTTTTCTCCATGACAAGCATTCGAATAAGCTGGTTACGCCTGGACATAAATGCACTCATTTCTTGTGCTTGCTCGTCCTTAAGAGGACGTACTTCAGGCTCCATTTGCTTGCCAAAAAGGGCTAATATCTCAGCATCAATCTTATCCGTTTTAGCCAATCTCCCCTTTGCCCTCGCAAAATCACGAGCCTGGCGGGGATTAATAACTACAACAGGGAACTTCTTGAGACTCAACGCTGTTGCAACAGGAATTTGAAGACCGCCTGTCGCCTCAATAATAATAAGATTCGGACGAAGTTTAGAAAATTTC comes from the Desulfovibrio sp. TomC genome and includes:
- a CDS encoding IS110 family transposase — protein: MAVECFIGIDVSKETLDVHTFPDGNDLQFINDPDGIKAICRKFSKLRPNLIIIEATGGLQIPVATALSLKKFPVVVINPRQARDFARAKGRLAKTDKIDAEILALFGKQMEPEVRPLKDEQAQEMSAFMSRRNQLIRMLVMEKNRFSRAYGSVRHDIEKNIDWLEERLSEIDTHLGKIVRASPIWRERDNLLQSVPGVGDVLSRALLSNLPELGTLNRRAIAALVGVAPLNCDSGKHRGRRRVWGGRSDIRSVLYMAVLSAKKYNPVIRDFYNRLKEAGKPHKVAAVASMRKLITILNAMVRSGQPWAQCANAA